One window from the genome of Chaetodon trifascialis isolate fChaTrf1 chromosome 20, fChaTrf1.hap1, whole genome shotgun sequence encodes:
- the eng gene encoding endoglin: MEGHMARFVLLLCIAVAASASRQTCDPKEVNANPWIYMSEMLIGCWTSFISEDKREVHILSLNFVNMDTNMFSLEMANAKPMNLIVTSRDSAYALYNLNADVNLYVKNDSTIVLHGNQHHNNIHKQNFPTQDEELVEWAKQKFGGVTSFTTITNLKTVFSTGTNGTKPGSRYCTLKNEDAFEKHFMKIDRATLASSFKSCSPQQQNQGDEAELHIINIPENANIRNVSLRVDSKKTSVFLRGPQGTIWTFLNPQHTGFGSNNDILLPAMALRIPPLLTVNNDSAESVQREALNHFKASTFTSYTELRPEGSVILLVLGKKENPAVTETATKSVIPITTNAPHQMPLLMQLYTSPDYRSPLDPNTKVQSDKRIYAEISGHTLGDIVLTIKVINCFVRSKGSCPVVKELPFMPEACSLNSCPNSTRLSFSLDQLQELTSTTWDLECSVKLCYSEKCGDGGRVKRNLEVTQPCLQQPGPPCFDFGLPGVLGIAFGGFLIGVLLIGALWFIKIKTGYPTGLDISSTAANLPGCPCSGAKRQPVSTNPSPSENSSANASIGSTQSTPTSSMA; encoded by the exons ATGGAGGGTCACATGGCGCGGTTTGTCCTGCTTCTGTGCATCGCTGTTGCAGCCTCTG CCTCACGTCAGACATGTGATCCAAAGGAGGTTAATGCCAACCCATGGATCTACATGAGTGAGATGCTAATTGGCTGTTGGACCAGCTTCATCAGCGAGGACAAAAGAGAGGTCCACATCCTTAGCCTGAACTTTGTCAACATG gaTACCAACATGTTCTCTCTGGAGATGGCCAATGCCAAGCCAATGAACCTCATCGTCACATCGCGAGACAGCGCCTACGCCCTGTACAACCTCAACGCCGATGTTAACCTCTAT GTAAAAAATGACTCCACAATTGTCCTACACGGTAATCAACATCACAACAACATCCACAAGCAAAACTTCCCCACTCAAGATGAGGAGCTGGTCGAGTGGGCAAAACAGAAGTTCGGGGGTGTAACGTCCTTCACCACAATCACAAatctgaaaacagtcttctCGACAGGAACAAATG GAACCAAACCTGGCTCTCGTTACTGCACACTAAAAAATGAAGACGCGTTCGAGAAGCACTTTATGAAGATTGACAGAGCAACCTTGGCTTCCTCATTCAAATCTTGCTCACCACAGCAACAGAACCAGGGTGATGAAGCTGAGCTTCACATCATAAACATCCCAGAGAATGCCAACATTCG CAATGTATCCCTTCGTGTGGACAGTAAGAAGACCAGCGTGTTCCTGAGAGGGCCTCAGGGCACCATATGGACCTTCCTCAACCCACAACACACAGGGTTTGGT TCTAACAATGACATCCTGCTGCCCGCCATGGCGCTCAGAATCCCGCCTTTGCTTACAGTGAACAATGACAGTGCAGAGAGTGTACAAAGGGAagctttaaatcattttaaagccAGTACTTTCACCAGCTACACTGAACTCAGACCAGAGGGCTCTGTGATTTTACTGGTTCtcggaaaaaaagaaaacccagcag tcacagAAACGGCGACAAAATCTGTCATTCCCATTACAACTAATGCCCCTCATCAGATGCCTCTGTTGATGCAGCTGTACACCTCCCCAGACTACCGTTCTCCCCTGGATCCTAACACGAAGGTGCAGAGTGACAAGAGAATTTATGCAGAG attTCAGGGCACACTTTAGGGGATATTGTCTTGACCATCAAGGTGATCAACTGCTTTGTGCGCTCCAAGGGCTCATGCCCTGTAGTGAAAGAGCTTCCCTTCATGCCAGAGGCCTGCTCCTTAAATTCTTGTCCCAACAGCACCCGACTCAGCTTCTCCTTAGATCAGCTCCAAGAGCTGACGTCCACCACATGGGACCTGGAATGCTCCGTCAAACTTTGCTACAGTGAG AAATGTGGTGATGGAGGAAGAGTGAAGAGGAATTTGGAGGTCACTCAGCCATGTCTGCAACAACCAG GCCCACCGTGCTTTGATTTTGGCCTACCTGGTGTTTTGGGCATTGCATTTGGAGGGTTCCTGATTGGAGTATTACTTATTGGAGCACTGTGGTTtatcaaaattaaaacag GGTACCCAACTGGACTGGACATTAGCTCAACTGCAGCAAATCTTCCTG GATGTCCCTGCTCAGGAGCAAAACGACAACCTGTTTCTACCAACCCTTCCCCCTCTGAGAACAGCAGCGCCAACGCTAGCATTGGAAGCACCCAGAGCACACCGACCAGCAGCATGGCATGA